The following are encoded in a window of Armatimonas rosea genomic DNA:
- a CDS encoding MFS transporter, producing the protein MSDFQKLWVGQAVSVFGSLITRTALPWCALLFLHARALDMAFLVLADLLPGFLLGLFAGAWLDKRTKRPVMILSDILRFLLVASIPALALTGRLSLGYLFAVAPLMGALSTVFEIAYQSYLPELVESEGLGRANSRLSASASVAEICAFSASGWLVQTLGGPQALLIDAATFLVSAVSLALIRQPDRVLAPTDQSEGLGLFHEATEGLRFVQGEPTLRALALAQVALSLGFSLMGPLILLFMTRTLALEPKYLGMVFAIGGVTSLLGATLAEPLAKRLGVPRATVLGFATIPLGMLLVPLAPARSALSYVFLAGNQLLTDPGWTIFDIHQTTLRQQLAPEQLLSRINAVTKVGGLGASLVGTLLAGALGDTLGPRPVLFGSVAFLMVAAVLFAKKLSTACG; encoded by the coding sequence TCACCCGGACCGCACTGCCCTGGTGCGCCCTGCTCTTTCTCCACGCGCGGGCGCTCGACATGGCCTTTCTGGTGCTGGCCGACCTGCTCCCCGGCTTTTTGCTCGGGCTCTTTGCGGGGGCCTGGCTAGACAAGCGCACCAAGCGCCCGGTGATGATCCTCTCGGATATCCTGCGCTTTCTCCTGGTGGCGAGCATTCCCGCGCTCGCGCTGACGGGCAGGCTCTCCCTCGGCTATCTCTTTGCGGTCGCGCCGCTCATGGGTGCCCTCTCGACGGTCTTTGAGATCGCCTACCAGTCCTACCTCCCCGAACTGGTCGAGAGCGAGGGGCTGGGCCGCGCCAATAGCCGCCTCTCCGCCAGCGCATCGGTGGCGGAGATCTGCGCGTTCTCGGCATCGGGCTGGCTGGTGCAGACCCTAGGCGGCCCCCAAGCGCTCCTGATCGATGCCGCGACCTTTCTGGTGAGCGCTGTCTCCCTGGCCCTGATCCGCCAGCCCGATAGAGTCCTTGCGCCCACCGACCAGAGCGAGGGGCTGGGTCTCTTCCACGAGGCGACGGAGGGGCTGCGCTTCGTGCAGGGCGAGCCGACATTGCGTGCCCTGGCCCTGGCCCAAGTGGCGCTCTCGCTGGGGTTCTCCCTCATGGGGCCGCTGATCCTGCTCTTCATGACCCGCACCCTGGCGCTGGAGCCCAAGTACCTGGGGATGGTCTTTGCTATCGGCGGGGTCACCTCGCTGCTGGGCGCAACCCTCGCCGAGCCGCTGGCCAAGCGCCTTGGGGTGCCCCGTGCCACCGTGCTGGGCTTTGCGACCATCCCCCTAGGAATGCTCCTGGTCCCCCTTGCCCCCGCTCGGAGCGCCCTGAGCTATGTCTTTCTGGCGGGCAACCAGCTCCTCACCGACCCTGGCTGGACAATCTTCGATATCCACCAGACCACCCTGCGCCAGCAGCTCGCCCCCGAGCAGCTCCTGAGCCGCATCAACGCGGTGACCAAGGTAGGAGGGCTGGGCGCGAGCCTCGTGGGCACCCTGCTCGCCGGCGCCCTCGGGGACACGCTCGGGCCACGCCCCGTGCTCTTTGGGTCGGTCGCCTTTCTAATGGTGGCAGCGGTGCTCTTTGCCAAAAAGTTATCCACAGCCTGTGGATAA
- a CDS encoding flavodoxin encodes MQVRSIGVFYGSTTGNTEEAAEELTRVLCGRSDAQVRAISVSGIDPARLLEFDALVVGCPTWDEGELQRDWECLLRRVGKLRLEGKPVALFGSGDALCYPDTFQDAQGILGAELRARGARLIGHWPTDGYTFTASRGVEDGHFLGLALDTDDSWTTTRTRLSTWADQLLAELARL; translated from the coding sequence ATGCAAGTACGTTCCATTGGGGTGTTTTACGGTAGCACGACCGGCAATACGGAAGAGGCTGCGGAGGAGCTCACACGGGTTCTTTGTGGGCGCAGCGATGCCCAGGTGCGGGCGATCTCGGTGAGCGGGATCGACCCGGCGCGGCTCCTGGAGTTCGATGCGCTGGTCGTGGGGTGCCCTACCTGGGACGAAGGCGAGCTCCAGCGGGACTGGGAGTGTCTGTTGCGCCGGGTCGGGAAGCTACGGCTGGAGGGCAAGCCCGTGGCGCTCTTTGGCTCGGGCGATGCGCTCTGCTACCCGGACACGTTCCAAGACGCCCAGGGGATTCTTGGGGCGGAGCTGCGCGCACGCGGGGCTCGCCTGATCGGCCACTGGCCCACCGACGGCTACACCTTCACGGCATCGCGCGGTGTCGAGGACGGCCACTTTTTAGGGCTCGCCCTCGACACCGACGATAGCTGGACCACGACCCGCACGCGTCTCTCCACCTGGGCAGACCAGCTCCTCGCAGAGCTAGCCCGCCTCTAG